CTTCGAATACCGCGCCCACGGCGACGTTCAGTGTGGAGTCGCGCCTGTTGCGCCTGGCTTCGGACGGGCTGCTCGGCAAGGTGCTGGCATCGCTGGGCGCCACGCCCGCGCAGTTGAGCGTGCTGGATTCGGCCGGCCTGCTCGACCTGAACGTGACGCCCTCGGGCCTGTTGCAGCAATTGGGCTTGCCTTTGTCGGTATTGTCCGGCATCGGCACGCCCGAGGAATTGGCGGCGCTGAAGGCGGTATCGCTGGGCGATCTGCTCAATGCCACGCTGGCGGTGGCTCAGCGCACCAGCGGCACGGCACAGGCGCAGATTGGTTTGCTGTCCGACATTGTCGGCGTGCTGCTCGATCTGGCGCCCCTGGATGTGCCCATCAAACTGTTCGGTGAAGGCGGCGTACTGGATGCGTCGCTGGTGACGGATGCGCAGTCGGCGTTGCTGGCCGACGTCAAGGTTACTGACCTGCTGCAAACCAGCCTGATGATCGCCAATGGCGACAACCTGATCAACTTGGGCCTGGATGTGCCCATCCTGGGGGTGCAGAGCCGTGTGCGCGTAATCGAGCCCCCTTCGATTGCCGTCGGCGGGGTGGGCACGCGCGCCAGCACCGCCGGGGTGCGCGTGTACTTTCGCTTGAAGACCGACGACATCCCTGTAGTGGGGCCGCTGCTGAGCACGCTGGGAACACGGGTAGACCTGCCGCTCATCATCGAAGCGGGCCAGTCCGACGCCACCTTGACGGCCCTGTGCGAAGCGCCCTTGACGCCGCATCAGGCCAGCTTCGACGTGCGCTCATCGGTGGCCAACGTATGCCTGGGGAAATTCCCGGACATGGACCCGTCCGACGACAATTCCTTTTTTTCCCGCGCCAATGCGTGCGTCGAAAGCGATTTCATCTCTGTGCAACGATACCCGGTGCTCAATGTGCTGGGCATCCTGCCCATCAACAGCCGGGTGACCCTGCCGCTTTTCCGCCCGGGCACTCCGGTGCCCGTCACGCTGACCGAGCCGCCTTCGCCGGACGCCACCCGCACCGTTCAGGCCACCGACCTCGACCTGGCCCAGATGAGCCAGGACACGGCCGACGCCGTCATCGGCGGCATCCTGGGCGACCTGCTCGGCGCCAATGGCTCCAGCCCGGTTTCGATGACCGATGCCGAACGCAAGTCGCTGGCCGCGCAACTGGTGGGGCCGTCCACCAACGGCCGCTCGATCACGACAGTGGTCAATGAATTGCAGTGGTCCGGCCAGGCGATGGATGCCCTGGCCAGCCGCATGACCACAGGCGGCCTGACCGGCGCGCTGGGCGGCACCCTGCAGCTCGTGGGCAATGTGCTGGGCTCGCTGCTGTCGCCGGTACTGGATATCGGCTGCGGCGTGGGCAGCCTGTTCGGCAGCCTGAAGGAATGCCGCATCAATACCGTGGCGGATGTGGTGCTCAAGGCGAACGGCAACGGCCTCAGCGGCCTGGCCGGCATCGTCGTGGCCCTGCTGCAGCCGCTGCTGGACCCGCTGTCGGCCCTGCTGCAGCAGTTGCTGAATCTGCTCGGCCTGAATCTCGGCGAAACCGACCTGTCCCTGCTGTCCGTGGACTGCGGCAAGCCGCGGCTGGTTTACTGACAAGAACAAGGAACCCCAGAAGGAATGACCAAGCCTGCCATCCGCGACGACTTCGACCTCTATGTCTGGGAGGGTCTGTCCGATATTGCGGCGCGCGCCGAACGGTGCCTGGCCGGCATGGACGTCACCGTGGTGCGCGCCGATGCCGGCACCGCCTTTCCGCCGCCGCGCGACATCACCCGCGCGGCGGTGGCGCTGGTGTCGGTGTCGGTCATGGGCGACAAGCGCTTCAGCGGCTACGACTGGCTGGCCTCGCAGGGCATGCCGGTCATCTGGGTGGCGTCCGAAGTGCGCGGCAATGATCCGCGCTTCTATCCGCCCGAGTATTCGCACACCTTGCCGCTGATGTTCACCACGGCGGAACTGCGCAAGCAGCTGTTCGACCTGCTGGGCTCGCTGGACCGCGCCGACCGCCAGGTGGCGCGCCGCGAGCAGCCCTTCGTGGCGGTGTCCGAGCCCATGCAGGCCCTGCTGGCAGAGGCGCAGATGTTCGCCGACTGCCGCAGCAACGTGCTGATCCATGGCCAGACCGGCGTGGGCAAAGAACGCGTGGCGCGCCTGCTGCACGATCGCGCCGCCTGGGCCGAAGGGCCGTTCGTGGCGGTGAACTGCGGGGCCATTCCCGAAGGCCTGTTCGAGGCGCATTTCTTCGGCCATGCCAAGGGGGCTTTCACGGGGGCGGTGGGGGCGCACAAGGGCTATTTCGAGCAGGCCGACGGCGGCACGCTGTTCCTGGATGAAATCGGCGATTTGCCGCTGTACCAGCAAGTGAAGCTGCTGCGCGTGCTGGAGCAGAATGCCGTGACCCGGCTGGGCTCGACGGTGCAGGTGCCGGTGGACTTCCGGCTGGTGGCGGCCACCAACAAAGACCTGCGCGAGCTGTGCGCGCAGGACGAATTCCGTTCCGACCTGTACTACCGCCTGGCGGTCATCGAGCTGTACATCCCCAGCCTGGAAGAACGGGGGCCTGAAGAAAAGATCGCCATTTTCCGCGCGCTGCTGGAACGCCATGATGCCGGGCAGGACGAACCGCCGCCGGGCTGGCTGCTGGAACGCGTGGCCGGCACCGCCTTTGCCGGCAATGTGCGCGAACTGTCGAACGTGGTCGAACGGGTGGCTATTGTGCGGCGCCAGTTCCGGCAATGGGACCGGCCGCGCATCGAGCAGATATTCGACCGGCTGGCGGCCGCGCCGGCCAAGGCCGCCCTGGTGCTGGCGGCCGGGGCCGGCGACAGCCTGAGCGATGCCGAGCGGGCCGAGCGCGCCCGCATCCTGGCGGCGCTGGAGTCGCACGGCTGGCGGCGCCAGGATACCGCCCATTACCTGGGCATCAGCCGCAAGGTGCTGTGGGAAAAGATGCGCAAGCTGCGCCTGGGCAACAACCAGGGCGAGCTGGCCGAAGGGCTGGCCGAACCGTCGTAGGCGCCGCCGGGGACTGGGGAAAATCAGGCCCCTAAGAGTTGAAATTAATTGGTATAGTTCTGCAACGTTTTCTTGGGGAAGGCATGCGAGTCCATCAACTTCATACCGCCGCGCGGCTGGTTGTGCTGGGCGCGGTACTGTCCGGCCTGGCGGCCTGCGCCAGCGCCCAGTCCGAAGCCAGCCGCCCGCCGGTGCAGCAAGTGGAAAGCAAGCAGGCGGGCGACACGCCCGTCACGCCGCCCGCGCCCGCGCCCAAGGCCAATTCCACGGTTTCCGAGCTGCAATCGCTGATCCAGAGCCGCCAGGTTTCCGAACTGCGCACCACGTATAACGGCACCTACGGCGCCAGCCTGCTGTTCAAGCCCGACGACCTTACCTATTACGTCGCGCTGTTCCAGCAAAAGGATTTCTGGCGCGTGGTGCAAACACAGTCGGACAAGCAGGCCGAATCCACGTATCGCGCCTTCGCGCAGCAGTCGGCCGACCTGGCCGAAGTGGACATCAAGCGCATCAAGCTGCAGGCCGAATATGCGCGGTCCGAGCGGCTGCTGGCCGAACGCAGCAGCGAACTGGCCACACTGCAGGCCGACCAGTCGCTGCGCCGCCAGCAGGAACAGCAGGTGGCGGCCCGCCAGGAACAGGCGCGCCAGCAGGCGGCGGCGCTGTCGCAGCAACAGCAGCAGCTGCGCAAAGAGCTCAGCGCCATGCAGCGCCAGATCGACGCCCTGCAGGCCCAGCAAGACGAACTGCAGCGCGAAAAGACCGCGGCCGTGCGCAAGAAAAGCCGCAAATAAATACGCGGCGGCATGTGCCAAAACCAACGGGCCCGTTCAGGGCCCGTTGTTTTTGGAGGCCGGCGGCGCGCCGGACTATTGCAGCCGGTCGTCGTCCAGGAAGTCGGGCAGCGCCATGACGTCGATGCCGTCTTCGCTCAGGGCCAGGCGTTCTTCGGCCGTGGCCGTGCCGCGGATGGGGCGTTCGTCGGCATCGCCCTCGTGGATGCGCCGCGCCTCTTCGGCGAAACGCGGGCCGACGTTCTCGGTTTTGCGGACCATGTCGCGTATTTGCCGCAGCACGGCGGCCTGCATGCGGGCCATGGCGGCCGGGCCCGCCTCGGCTGGCCGGGCGGCGCCCGAAGCCGGGGCCGGCGGCGCATGCAGGTGCGCCACGTTCAGGCGCGGCGCCGACAGGCGCTTGGTGATGTGGGCGGATGCGCACACCGGGCACGTGACCAGTCCGCGCGCCTGCTGCGCGTCGTAATCGTCGTGCGAGCCGAACCAGCCTTCGAAAAGGTGGCCCTGGCCGCATTGCAGGTCGAAAACTTTGAGTGCCATGATGGAAATATGGGGGCGCGTGGCGGCGAATACAAGCATTTTCGGCCATCGGCCGGCCCGGGTGTGGCGCCGCAGCAATAACGGCGCCTGCCGGCGCCGTTATTTGCAGGTGCGGGGCGGGCCGCCGGCCCGCCGGGCGATCAGTTCACGCGGCTGCGGTATTCGTTGGTGCGCGTGTCGATTTCGATCTTGTCGCCAATGGCGCAGAACAGCGGCACGTTCAGCTCGAAGCCGGTGTTGATCTTGGCGGGCTTGAGTACCTTGCCCGAGGTGTCGCCGCGCACGGCGGGCTCGGTGTAGGTGATTTCGCGCACCAGGATGGTGGGCAGTTCGACCGAAATGGCGCGGCCGTCGTAGAACACCACTTCGACGGGCATGGCTTCTTCAAGGTAGTTCAGCGCGTCGCCCATGCTTTCGGCTTCGATCTCGTACTGGTTGTACTCTTCGTCCATGAAGACATACATGGGGTCGCCAAAGTACGAGTAGGTGCATTCTTTGCGGTCGAGCACGACGACGTCGAATTTTTCGTCGGCCTTGTAGACCGATTCGCTGCCCGAACCGGTGAGCAGGTTCTTGAACTTGAGCTTGACGACGGCGGCGTTGCGGCCGGACTTGTTGTATTCAGCTTTCTGGACGACGAGGGGATCCTTGCCGACCATGATCACGTTGCCGACTCGCAATTCCTGAGCGGTTTTCATCGATGTAAAACTCCGGGTGATATAGCGCGCTCGCCGTGCTTGCGCGCAGGTGCCGGCATGATGGCGGCCCACGTGCCCCGGGAGGCTGTCAGTTCGAGACCTGGCTCGGCGCGACATGCGCGGGGCAAAGGAACTCGGAAAACTCTCTATTCTAGCGTTTCCTGGCCAGTTCTGCGCAAAAATCAGCCAAAGCGTCCCCTAAATCGGGGCGTGCCGCCTGGCTGGCGTCCCAGGCGCGGGCCGCGGCCTGCCAGTCGGACCACGGCTGGGCGGCCAGGGCGGCCGGCAGGGCCGCGGCCACGGCCTGGGCGGCGCCGTCCGGGGCGTTCCAGGCGCGGATCAGCGCCTGGGCCTGGGGCGGGCAGGGGTAGCGGCCCAGCCAGGCCTCGAGCTTGTCCAGGTGCGCGTCGTCGGCCTGGGGGTAAATCTGCCAGACCAGCGGGCGGGCCGCCCATGCCGCCCGCACGAAAGAATCTTCGCCGCGCACGAAGTTCAGGTCGGCGCACCACAACAGGCGGTCGAAATCGGGCTGCGGCATGAAGGGCACCCGGGCGATCCGCAAGGCGCCGCCGCCGGCATCTTCCAGGCCGGGCGCGGTGCCTTCGGGCGCCAGCAGCAGGGTGGGCCGGGTGTCGCGGGCCAGGGCCCGCGCCAGCGCGGCCAGCGGCGCGTGCGGATAGCAGAACAGATTGGCCAGGCGGGCGCCGGCCCGCCAGTGCGCCAGGGCGGCATCGTCCAGGCCCAGGCCGCGCAGGAAGGCTTCCTGGCGCGGGCGTTCGGCCTGGAAGGCGTCGCGCTCGGCGCTCAGGCCCGGTTCACGCAGCAGGCCGCCGGTGGCGGCCGTGAAGCCGGGAAAGAAAAAGTGCTTGACCAGCCCGTCGGCGCGCCGCGACGGCAGGCCGTGGCAGCTTTCCACCCAGGGCTCGGCGCTGAGGTATTCAAGATTGATCCATACCGGCGGCCGGGCGCGCATGGCCTGCACGAAGGCGGCCGGCGGGTCGCAGGCAAAGGCCTCGATGGCCACGTCGCCCGGTTCCAGCGGCGGCGGCGATGAGGTCCAGTGCACGATGTCGATGCCGGTATGCCGCTGCAGCCCGGCATCGGCCGCGATGCCGGGCTGGATGCGGGCGAAGGCGCGCAGATCGTCGACCCACAGGCGCACCTGCCAGCCGCGCCCCTGGGCCAGGCGCCGCGCCAGGCGCCAGCACACGCCGATATCGCCGTAATTGTCGATGACGCGGCAGAAAATATCGGCCCGCATTACGCCTCCCCAGCATGAAACGGGAACAAGGCATGCCAGGTGTCTGGCTCCGCAGGCGCCAGACACCGAAGTGTGCCGCGATTGTCTCGACAGCACGGTGTCAGGCACCTGCGGAGCCTGACACCTGGCAAAACCCGGGCGTTGCGGCGCAGAGGTTTCACTTCAGTGGAACTGGGCCGGCGCGGTGTCGGCGTCTTCGGGCAGCTCGGCGTGCACCAGCTCGCCCAGCGGGTTCGGAAACTGCGGCGCTCCGCAATCTTCGCAGTACTCGGGCGGCAGCACGCCGGGGATGCGGCGCACGTCGTGCACGCCGTATTCCTTGAGCAGCGCGGCGATCTCGTCGACCGTGTCGGGCAAGTCTTCGTCGGCCGGCTGGTCTTCTTCGCGGCCGTACAGCGGCCATACGCAGCCGTAGTAGACGTCGTTGCTGTTGCGGGCGGTAAAGCCGATGCGGTATTCGTCGATGCGCACGTCGCCGCAGCCGGCCACCACCGCGCGCAGTTCGGAGGGTTCGAGGTTGACGGCGCCTTCCAGCCAGTTGACGGCGGCGCGCAGCGACAGCGGCCGCACGCGGCGGTCGGCTTCGCGGTTGCTGACGTAATAGGCGTCGGGCAGCAGGCATTCGATGCCGCAGCCGGGCAGCAGCGCCGCCAGGGTGGGCTGGGCCTGTTCCACCCAGTTCGCCAGGCAGCTGTCGCGGCTGTGGGCGGCGTCGCCGGGCTGTTCTTGCCAGCGGAATACCGGCGCGCCCGCGGGCACGGCCACGGCCGCCACCACGTAGCGGGTGTCGGCCAGCATGTTGGCGGTTTCGGCGTCGTCGTTCAGGGCCGGCTTGGCGGTCTCGGCGCCCAGCGCCTGGCTGCCCAGACGCTGCAGCCACTGCCAGGTTTCGGAGAACGTGCGCGGCATCTGGTCGATGCTGACCAGCCAGGGCATCAGGGCCGCGCGCGCGCCGTCGGCCAGCACGTGGCCGTGCAGTTGCGCCAGCAGGGCCTGCTGCGCCGGCGCCGCGATGGGGCCGGTGGGAATCGTGTAGCGGGTCCAGGCCACCACGGGCGCCACCACCAGCAGCACGTCGTAGCGCTGTCCGTTCTTGTCGACGTGCATGGATTCGGACAGGGTTTCGGCCTGTTCGATCAGCACTTCGTAGGCGCCCGGATCGCGTTGGGCGAGGTGGTCCAGGGCCGATTCGAGCGGGGCGTCCTGGCCGGCGCGCAACAGCTTGGGAATGGCCTCGGCGAGCAGGCTTTCCCAGTACAGGTCTTCGACCCGGCTGCCGGAGCGGTTCAGCGACTGCGCAAGCGCCGCCAGCCGCGATGCATCGCGGCCTAGGCGGGAAGAAGAGGGGCTACGGGCTCGGGCCATGCTGGGTCAGGATCCATTTCAGAATGCGAACTGGATAGTGTAACCCTGCGGACCTGTGCAGGCTCGGGCCTTGGGTCAGGGGTCAGGCTCCGCAGGTGCCTGACCCCGAAGCGGGCAGCCAGTGTCTCAATCGAACGGTGTCAGGCACCTTGCGGAGCCTGACACCTGATGGCTGAAACACCTGGCTTCGGCCGTCAAGCAGCCAGCAGTTGGCGCAGCACGAACGGCAGGATGCCGCCATGCTGGTAGTACTCGACCTCGATGGGCGTGTCGATGCGCAGCAGCACCGTCACGTCCTGCTTCGAACCGTCGGGGCGGTGGATGGTGAGGGTGACATCCTGCATGGGCTTGATGCCGTTTTCCAGGCCCGAGACGTCGTACGTTTCCTGGCCCGTGATGCCCAGCGAATCGACGCTGTCGCTGCCCTTGAACTGCAGCGGCAGCACGCCCATGCCTACCAGGTTGCTGCGGTGGATGCGTTCGAAGCTGCGCGCCACCACGGCCTTCACGCCGAGCAGCTGGGTGCCCTTGGCGGCCCAGTCGCGCGACGAGCCGGTGCCGTATTCTTCGCCGCCGAACACCACCGTGGGCGTGCCCTGGCCCACGTACTTCATGGCCGCGTCGTAGATGGACATCTGTTCGCCGCCTGGCTGGAACAGGGTGTCGCCGCCCTCGAAGCGGCTGCCGTCGGCCAGCGCCGGGATCATCAGATTCTTGATGCGCACGTTGGCGAAGGTGCCGCGCATCATGATCTCGTGGTTGCCGCGGCGCGACCCGTAGCTGTTGAAATCGGCCTTCATGACGCCGTTTTCCTTCAGCCACTTGCCGGCGGGCGAGGTTTCCTTGATGGAGCCGGCCGGCGAGATGTGGTCGGTGGTGACCGAGTCGCCAAAGATGCCCAGCGCGCGCGCGCCGCGGATCACCGGCATGGCGCCGGGCGCCATGCCGAAGCCCTCGAAGAAGGGCGGCTCGGCAATGTAGGTGGAATCGGGCCAGTTGTAGGTTTCGCCCTTCACGCCCTTGATGTTTTCCCACAGCTTGCCGGGCTTGCTCTTGACCTGGCCGTAGTTGGCCTGGAACGCGTCGGGGTCGAGCGCGAACTTGAGCAGCGCCTGCACTTCTTCGGTGGTGGGCCAGATGTCGCCCAGCCACACGTCGCCTTTCTTGCCGCGGCCCACGGGCTCGGTCATGAGGTCGCGCGTGATGGTGCCGGCCAGCGCGTAGGCCACCACCAGCGGCGGCGAGGCCAGGAAGTTGGCCTTGATGTTCGGGTGGATGCGCGCCTCGAAGTTGCGGTTGCCCGACAGCACGGCCGCGCAGACCAGGTCGTTGCCGGTGATGGCTTCGTTCAGGTCGGCCGCCAGGTCGCCCGCGTTGCCGATGCAGGTGGTGCAGCCGTAGGCGGCCACGTCGAAGCCGAGCTTTTCCAGGTAGGGCAGCAGGCCGGTCTTGGTCAGGTATTCGGTGACCACGCGCGATCCGGGGGCCAGCGAGGTCTTGATGTGCTTGGGCACGGTCAGGCCGGCTTCGACGGCCTTCTTGGCCAGCAGGCCGGCCGCCAGCAGCACGCTGGGGTTGGACGTGTTGGTGCACGAGGTGATGGCGGCGATCAGGATGTCGCCGTTCTTGATCTTGGTGCCCGCGCTGGTGGTGAAGGTCTGCTGCAGTTTCTCGGCCGGCTGGTTGAAGCCGTTTTCGGCGACCGGCTTGGAATACAGGTCGATGAAGGTGTTCTTGACGTTGCCGATCTCGATGCGGTCTTGCGGGCGCTTGGGGCCGGCCAGCGAGGGGGCCACCGTGGACAGGTCGAGCGTAAGCAGCTTGGTGTAGTCGATGTCTTGGGCCTTGGGCACGCCGAACATCTTCTGGGCCTTGAAGTAGGCCTCGAAGGCGGCGATTTCTTCGGGCGTGCGGCCGGTGCCCTCGAAGTAATCGATGGTGCGTTCGTCGACCGGGAAGAAGCCCATGGTGGCGCCGTACTCGGGCGCCATGTTGCCGATGGTGGCGCGCTCGGCCACCGACAGGCTGGCGGTGCCTTCGCCGCAGAATTCGACGAACTTGCCCACCACTTTTTCACGGCGCAGCATTTCGGTAATGGTAAGCACCAGGTCGGTGGCGGTGACGCCGCCGCGCAGCTTGCCCTTGAGCTCGACGCCCACCACGTCGGGGGTCAGGAAGTACACCGGCTGGCCCAGCATGCCGGCTTCGGCCTCGATGCCGCCCACGCCCCAGCCCACCACGCCGATGCCGTTGATCATGGTGGTGTGGCTGTCGGTGCCCACCAGCGAGTCGGGGTAGTAGACGTTGTTTTTCTGGTGCACGCCGCGCGCCAGGTATTCCAGGTTGACCTGGTGCACGATGCCGAAGCCCGGGGGCACCACGCCGAAGGTATCGAAGGCCTGCATGCCCCACTTCATGAACTGGTAGCGCTCTTGGTTGCGCTTGAATTCCAGCTTCATGTTCAGGTCGAGCGCGTTCTTGGTGCCGAAGTAGTCGATCATGACGGAGTGGTCGACCACCAGGTCGACCGGCACCAGCG
This genomic window from Bordetella petrii contains:
- a CDS encoding pilus assembly protein TadG-related protein — protein: MKPSLRLSPSRTRQRGSIAVSTAFAVLIGLVVLLSAQIGYLFYMKRELQKAADLAALSAVQVLAPTGAASDCAAASPVAAAAQASAVANVPDFVDPITAADVTVDCKFWDPTRADPAGMHLFDPDAAAGGRVNAVRVRIDKTLSALIPSVVGGWMGGTEVSVVAVASNTAPTATFSVESRLLRLASDGLLGKVLASLGATPAQLSVLDSAGLLDLNVTPSGLLQQLGLPLSVLSGIGTPEELAALKAVSLGDLLNATLAVAQRTSGTAQAQIGLLSDIVGVLLDLAPLDVPIKLFGEGGVLDASLVTDAQSALLADVKVTDLLQTSLMIANGDNLINLGLDVPILGVQSRVRVIEPPSIAVGGVGTRASTAGVRVYFRLKTDDIPVVGPLLSTLGTRVDLPLIIEAGQSDATLTALCEAPLTPHQASFDVRSSVANVCLGKFPDMDPSDDNSFFSRANACVESDFISVQRYPVLNVLGILPINSRVTLPLFRPGTPVPVTLTEPPSPDATRTVQATDLDLAQMSQDTADAVIGGILGDLLGANGSSPVSMTDAERKSLAAQLVGPSTNGRSITTVVNELQWSGQAMDALASRMTTGGLTGALGGTLQLVGNVLGSLLSPVLDIGCGVGSLFGSLKECRINTVADVVLKANGNGLSGLAGIVVALLQPLLDPLSALLQQLLNLLGLNLGETDLSLLSVDCGKPRLVY
- the earP gene encoding elongation factor P maturation arginine rhamnosyltransferase EarP is translated as MRADIFCRVIDNYGDIGVCWRLARRLAQGRGWQVRLWVDDLRAFARIQPGIAADAGLQRHTGIDIVHWTSSPPPLEPGDVAIEAFACDPPAAFVQAMRARPPVWINLEYLSAEPWVESCHGLPSRRADGLVKHFFFPGFTAATGGLLREPGLSAERDAFQAERPRQEAFLRGLGLDDAALAHWRAGARLANLFCYPHAPLAALARALARDTRPTLLLAPEGTAPGLEDAGGGALRIARVPFMPQPDFDRLLWCADLNFVRGEDSFVRAAWAARPLVWQIYPQADDAHLDKLEAWLGRYPCPPQAQALIRAWNAPDGAAQAVAAALPAALAAQPWSDWQAAARAWDASQAARPDLGDALADFCAELARKR
- a CDS encoding DUF1178 family protein → MALKVFDLQCGQGHLFEGWFGSHDDYDAQQARGLVTCPVCASAHITKRLSAPRLNVAHLHAPPAPASGAARPAEAGPAAMARMQAAVLRQIRDMVRKTENVGPRFAEEARRIHEGDADERPIRGTATAEERLALSEDGIDVMALPDFLDDDRLQ
- a CDS encoding sigma 54-interacting transcriptional regulator codes for the protein MTKPAIRDDFDLYVWEGLSDIAARAERCLAGMDVTVVRADAGTAFPPPRDITRAAVALVSVSVMGDKRFSGYDWLASQGMPVIWVASEVRGNDPRFYPPEYSHTLPLMFTTAELRKQLFDLLGSLDRADRQVARREQPFVAVSEPMQALLAEAQMFADCRSNVLIHGQTGVGKERVARLLHDRAAWAEGPFVAVNCGAIPEGLFEAHFFGHAKGAFTGAVGAHKGYFEQADGGTLFLDEIGDLPLYQQVKLLRVLEQNAVTRLGSTVQVPVDFRLVAATNKDLRELCAQDEFRSDLYYRLAVIELYIPSLEERGPEEKIAIFRALLERHDAGQDEPPPGWLLERVAGTAFAGNVRELSNVVERVAIVRRQFRQWDRPRIEQIFDRLAAAPAKAALVLAAGAGDSLSDAERAERARILAALESHGWRRQDTAHYLGISRKVLWEKMRKLRLGNNQGELAEGLAEPS
- the efp gene encoding elongation factor P, encoding MKTAQELRVGNVIMVGKDPLVVQKAEYNKSGRNAAVVKLKFKNLLTGSGSESVYKADEKFDVVVLDRKECTYSYFGDPMYVFMDEEYNQYEIEAESMGDALNYLEEAMPVEVVFYDGRAISVELPTILVREITYTEPAVRGDTSGKVLKPAKINTGFELNVPLFCAIGDKIEIDTRTNEYRSRVN
- a CDS encoding DUF2968 domain-containing protein, whose protein sequence is MRVHQLHTAARLVVLGAVLSGLAACASAQSEASRPPVQQVESKQAGDTPVTPPAPAPKANSTVSELQSLIQSRQVSELRTTYNGTYGASLLFKPDDLTYYVALFQQKDFWRVVQTQSDKQAESTYRAFAQQSADLAEVDIKRIKLQAEYARSERLLAERSSELATLQADQSLRRQQEQQVAARQEQARQQAAALSQQQQQLRKELSAMQRQIDALQAQQDELQREKTAAVRKKSRK
- the acnA gene encoding aconitate hydratase AcnA, which translates into the protein MPHNTFNTLQNFKIGNKSCQFYSLPALGKALGVDVQRLPVSIRIVLESVLRNCDGQKVTEEHIRQLAAWQANAKREDEIPFVVARVVLQDFTGVPLLADIAAMRSVADRMGKDPKRIEPLVPVDLVVDHSVMIDYFGTKNALDLNMKLEFKRNQERYQFMKWGMQAFDTFGVVPPGFGIVHQVNLEYLARGVHQKNNVYYPDSLVGTDSHTTMINGIGVVGWGVGGIEAEAGMLGQPVYFLTPDVVGVELKGKLRGGVTATDLVLTITEMLRREKVVGKFVEFCGEGTASLSVAERATIGNMAPEYGATMGFFPVDERTIDYFEGTGRTPEEIAAFEAYFKAQKMFGVPKAQDIDYTKLLTLDLSTVAPSLAGPKRPQDRIEIGNVKNTFIDLYSKPVAENGFNQPAEKLQQTFTTSAGTKIKNGDILIAAITSCTNTSNPSVLLAAGLLAKKAVEAGLTVPKHIKTSLAPGSRVVTEYLTKTGLLPYLEKLGFDVAAYGCTTCIGNAGDLAADLNEAITGNDLVCAAVLSGNRNFEARIHPNIKANFLASPPLVVAYALAGTITRDLMTEPVGRGKKGDVWLGDIWPTTEEVQALLKFALDPDAFQANYGQVKSKPGKLWENIKGVKGETYNWPDSTYIAEPPFFEGFGMAPGAMPVIRGARALGIFGDSVTTDHISPAGSIKETSPAGKWLKENGVMKADFNSYGSRRGNHEIMMRGTFANVRIKNLMIPALADGSRFEGGDTLFQPGGEQMSIYDAAMKYVGQGTPTVVFGGEEYGTGSSRDWAAKGTQLLGVKAVVARSFERIHRSNLVGMGVLPLQFKGSDSVDSLGITGQETYDVSGLENGIKPMQDVTLTIHRPDGSKQDVTVLLRIDTPIEVEYYQHGGILPFVLRQLLAA
- a CDS encoding DUF2863 family protein; its protein translation is MARARSPSSSRLGRDASRLAALAQSLNRSGSRVEDLYWESLLAEAIPKLLRAGQDAPLESALDHLAQRDPGAYEVLIEQAETLSESMHVDKNGQRYDVLLVVAPVVAWTRYTIPTGPIAAPAQQALLAQLHGHVLADGARAALMPWLVSIDQMPRTFSETWQWLQRLGSQALGAETAKPALNDDAETANMLADTRYVVAAVAVPAGAPVFRWQEQPGDAAHSRDSCLANWVEQAQPTLAALLPGCGIECLLPDAYYVSNREADRRVRPLSLRAAVNWLEGAVNLEPSELRAVVAGCGDVRIDEYRIGFTARNSNDVYYGCVWPLYGREEDQPADEDLPDTVDEIAALLKEYGVHDVRRIPGVLPPEYCEDCGAPQFPNPLGELVHAELPEDADTAPAQFH